One genomic window of Oceanotoga teriensis includes the following:
- a CDS encoding beta-glucoside-specific PTS transporter subunit IIABC encodes MNYKDTAVKIIKYVGGKENISHFEKCSTRLRFTLKDDSKVDVKNLERISGVMGVRMTAQCQVIIGNEVIEVYNEVIKIIGDINKSVSSSEKKRKLGTVILDFIVGVFQPLVPAIAGGGVLKSLLLVLSLFNILDSGSNTYKILNMIGDAPLYFLPILVAITTASKLKVNHLVALSAVGALLLPNMGSMLKNGELFGFGLQNIAYAYQIFPAILTVFFYAFMEKTFTKISPKAIRIFFVPMMSLVITVPVSLLILGPLGYNIGQGFAAIILFIFGKVGWIATALLAAVLPFMVATGMHKAMIPYAVATMGELGKEILYLPASLAHNISESGTCFAIAIKAKDKNVKSTAISAAISALFGITEPALYGVTLQNKKALGSVMIGSLIGGAFIGITGVEAFVLVGPGLASMTMYVSEKAPMNIVYAIIGFAVSFLIAFVSALFIWKEEEINSEELSDLKEEILKTPVIGETISISDVKDDVFSAKIVGDGIAIIPENGEIYAPTDAKIKTLFETNHAIGMKTHNGAELLIHVGIDTVKLEGRYFEPLVKIGDEVKKGDLLLKVDFEKIKKEGFDPVTVMVITNSDEFDIKTLKMSKINKNDDLLLVTPKGVKS; translated from the coding sequence ATGAATTATAAAGATACAGCTGTAAAAATAATAAAGTATGTAGGTGGTAAAGAAAATATCTCGCATTTTGAAAAATGTTCTACAAGATTAAGGTTTACTCTAAAAGATGATTCAAAAGTTGATGTTAAAAATCTTGAAAGAATCTCTGGAGTAATGGGAGTAAGAATGACAGCCCAATGTCAAGTAATAATAGGAAATGAAGTTATTGAAGTTTATAACGAAGTAATAAAAATTATAGGAGATATAAATAAATCAGTATCATCATCTGAAAAAAAAAGAAAATTAGGAACTGTTATTCTTGATTTTATTGTAGGAGTATTTCAGCCACTTGTTCCTGCAATAGCTGGAGGAGGAGTTCTAAAATCATTACTTCTTGTTCTTTCACTTTTTAATATACTTGATTCTGGAAGTAACACATATAAAATATTAAATATGATAGGAGATGCTCCATTATATTTTTTGCCAATACTTGTTGCAATAACAACGGCATCAAAACTCAAAGTAAATCATTTGGTTGCTTTATCTGCAGTTGGAGCATTACTTTTACCTAATATGGGATCTATGCTTAAAAATGGAGAATTATTTGGGTTTGGTCTTCAAAATATAGCGTATGCATATCAAATTTTTCCAGCAATATTGACAGTATTCTTCTACGCATTTATGGAAAAAACATTTACAAAAATTTCACCTAAAGCAATAAGAATATTTTTTGTACCTATGATGTCACTCGTAATAACAGTGCCTGTATCACTTTTGATTTTAGGCCCATTAGGATATAATATAGGTCAAGGTTTTGCAGCTATAATTCTTTTTATTTTTGGGAAAGTAGGATGGATAGCAACAGCACTTCTTGCAGCAGTATTACCTTTTATGGTTGCAACAGGCATGCACAAAGCAATGATTCCTTATGCAGTTGCAACCATGGGAGAACTTGGAAAAGAAATTCTTTATTTACCAGCATCGCTTGCTCATAATATATCTGAAAGTGGAACATGTTTTGCAATAGCCATAAAAGCAAAAGATAAAAATGTTAAATCTACTGCAATTTCAGCTGCAATTTCAGCACTTTTTGGTATAACAGAACCAGCACTTTATGGAGTTACCCTTCAAAACAAAAAAGCATTGGGAAGTGTTATGATAGGATCACTCATAGGAGGTGCATTTATAGGTATAACAGGAGTTGAAGCTTTTGTTCTCGTTGGTCCTGGACTTGCAAGTATGACAATGTATGTTTCTGAAAAAGCACCTATGAATATAGTATATGCAATAATAGGTTTTGCAGTTTCATTTTTAATTGCTTTTGTAAGTGCTCTTTTTATTTGGAAAGAAGAAGAAATAAATTCTGAAGAATTAAGTGACTTAAAAGAAGAAATTTTAAAAACACCTGTAATAGGTGAAACTATTTCTATTTCAGACGTAAAAGATGATGTTTTTTCTGCTAAAATTGTAGGAGACGGAATAGCTATAATTCCAGAAAATGGAGAAATATATGCTCCTACAGATGCAAAAATAAAGACCCTTTTTGAAACAAATCATGCAATAGGAATGAAAACACATAATGGTGCAGAACTTTTAATACATGTTGGTATAGATACAGTTAAATTAGAAGGAAGATATTTTGAACCTCTTGTTAAAATAGGAGATGAAGTAAAAAAAGGAGATCTTCTTTTAAAAGTAGATTTTGAAAAAATAAAAAAAGAAGGATTTGATCCTGTAACTGTTATGGTGATAACTAATAGTGATGAATTTGATATAAAAACACTTAAAATGTCAAAAATAAATAAAAATGATGATTTATTACTTGTCACACCGAAAGGAGTGAAATCATGA
- a CDS encoding carbohydrate kinase family protein — translation MNNIFCIGELLIDMVCTDKKGLKYGKKFEKKAGGAPANVAVAVSKLGGSSYFLGQVGKDFFGDFLIESLESYGVNIDMMIQKDKTTIALVGIDEFGERNFDFLRGGDGNYSYDLINFDRINNNDIIHFGSATGFLGGELEKTYFKLLNFTNKNNIFVSFDPNYRDTLIEDKFLNDFIDKCIEFIKLSDFVKLSDNELFLITKKNTLEEGIEFLHDLGVKVITITLGDKGTLLSINKTKKIIPSISIHQVDSTGAGDAFVGAVLFKLSSFDNKKNISFEEWEDIILFANKVGAITCSNYGAIESIPTLNEVDNL, via the coding sequence ATGAATAATATTTTTTGTATTGGTGAATTATTAATTGATATGGTTTGTACAGATAAAAAAGGTTTAAAATATGGAAAAAAATTTGAAAAGAAGGCTGGTGGTGCGCCTGCAAATGTTGCTGTTGCCGTTTCTAAACTTGGTGGAAGTTCTTATTTTTTAGGACAAGTTGGTAAAGATTTTTTTGGTGATTTTTTAATTGAAAGTTTAGAATCTTATGGTGTAAATATTGATATGATGATTCAAAAAGATAAGACAACTATAGCTTTAGTTGGTATTGATGAATTTGGTGAAAGAAATTTTGATTTTTTGAGAGGTGGCGATGGTAATTATTCATATGATTTAATAAATTTTGATCGTATTAATAATAATGATATTATACATTTTGGTTCAGCTACTGGATTTTTAGGAGGAGAACTTGAAAAAACTTATTTTAAATTATTAAATTTTACAAATAAAAATAATATATTCGTTTCTTTTGATCCTAATTATCGTGATACTTTAATAGAGGATAAGTTTTTGAATGATTTTATTGATAAATGTATTGAGTTTATTAAATTGAGTGATTTTGTTAAATTAAGTGATAATGAATTATTTTTAATTACTAAAAAAAATACTTTAGAAGAAGGAATAGAGTTTTTACATGATTTAGGTGTTAAAGTTATAACTATAACTCTTGGTGATAAAGGTACTTTATTAAGTATTAATAAAACCAAAAAAATAATTCCTTCTATTTCTATACATCAAGTAGATTCAACTGGAGCCGGAGATGCCTTTGTTGGCGCTGTATTGTTTAAATTGAGTAGTTTTGATAATAAAAAAAATATTTCTTTTGAAGAATGGGAAGATATTATTTTATTTGCTAATAAAGTTGGAGCAATTACTTGTTCTAATTATGGAGCTATTGAATCTATTCCAACTTTGAATGAGGTAGATAATTTATAA
- a CDS encoding DUF998 domain-containing protein: MENNFNIFYIALLVGTIGDLLIPFIIAPFYKGYNHLKMVMSLLGNSNFNYHYIYNIWLIIAGCFIFIGGFKLYFDVLHISNVLSLILFIFISIFAVGACILSGIFSVEESKDLSSLSSKIHGFGSVFGFLSLLFTPLILGLLSFKDSNLINGFIFIFCFILAFIFFVLFIMSDKPKFKSSIISYEGLWQRLSLLFMYFPIIIFSFEKIFD; this comes from the coding sequence ATGGAAAATAATTTTAATATTTTTTATATCGCATTATTAGTAGGTACTATAGGAGATTTATTAATTCCATTCATTATTGCACCTTTTTACAAGGGATATAATCATTTAAAAATGGTTATGAGTTTATTGGGTAATTCTAATTTTAATTATCATTATATTTATAATATTTGGTTGATAATCGCAGGGTGTTTTATATTTATTGGTGGATTTAAACTTTATTTCGATGTTTTACATATTTCAAATGTATTATCTTTAATATTATTTATTTTTATTTCAATTTTTGCAGTTGGTGCTTGTATTTTATCTGGAATTTTTTCAGTTGAAGAATCAAAAGATCTTTCTTCTTTATCTTCAAAAATTCATGGGTTTGGTTCTGTATTTGGTTTTTTGAGTTTATTGTTTACTCCACTTATTTTAGGTTTGTTATCTTTTAAAGATAGTAATCTTATTAATGGTTTTATTTTTATATTTTGTTTTATTTTAGCTTTTATATTTTTTGTTTTGTTTATTATGTCTGATAAACCAAAATTTAAATCTTCTATAATTTCTTATGAGGGTTTATGGCAGAGATTGAGTCTATTATTTATGTATTTTCCAATTATAATATTTTCTTTTGAAAAAATTTTTGATTGA
- the deoC gene encoding deoxyribose-phosphate aldolase: MEFNSKIFDHTCLKPFAKNEELKKLCSEAVKFNFKTVAINNAYIEYCKKELQGTEILIDAAVSFPLGQSTLETKVFETKDAIEKGAGEVDYVINIAQLKNKNYKYIEKEMSEIVEICRKENITSKVIFENCYLTDDEKILLCEIANNIKPDFIKTSTGFGISGATFKDVKLMRKHAKDYIKIKAAGGIKTKKDVLKYLDLGVSRIGCSSSVQIINE, translated from the coding sequence ATGGAATTTAATTCAAAAATATTTGATCACACATGTTTAAAACCATTCGCAAAAAATGAAGAATTAAAAAAATTATGTTCTGAAGCTGTTAAATTTAATTTTAAAACAGTTGCTATAAACAATGCCTATATAGAATATTGTAAAAAAGAGCTCCAAGGAACTGAAATATTAATAGATGCTGCAGTTAGTTTCCCACTTGGACAAAGTACTCTTGAAACAAAAGTTTTTGAAACAAAAGATGCCATAGAAAAAGGTGCAGGAGAAGTAGATTATGTAATAAATATTGCCCAATTAAAAAATAAAAATTATAAATATATAGAAAAAGAAATGTCAGAAATTGTAGAAATCTGTAGGAAAGAAAACATAACTTCTAAAGTTATATTTGAAAATTGCTATTTGACAGATGATGAAAAAATTTTATTATGTGAAATAGCTAATAATATAAAACCTGATTTTATAAAAACATCTACTGGATTTGGAATATCTGGTGCAACATTTAAAGATGTAAAACTCATGAGAAAACATGCTAAAGACTATATAAAGATAAAAGCTGCAGGTGGAATCAAAACCAAAAAAGATGTTTTAAAATATTTAGATTTAGGTGTTTCAAGAATCGGATGTAGTTCTAGTGTACAAATTATAAATGAATAA
- a CDS encoding sugar phosphate isomerase/epimerase family protein: MKKSIITDQVDMDFEKALKIIKKYNYKNVEIHSLWNKTIENITIEEAYNIKKLLGFYDLNLICLSTTLFLMCPLYENYNISDFGNKFLTFKGNIKEHFQKMEYVIKIANILNTDKIRIFPFRAPNDKEIIGDDEDFSNIKKYFKQLSEKYKHENITFILENCPHSYLPNSYMTGKLLNDLNVDNIKLLWDPGNSFRANYDRIPKKYIKNNLFNEIENNIKNIYHIHLKDYKKNQNEFEHEIFLEGDIDYNNIINKLKEYNYDYSLSLESEVNFEKTIKSMNNLNKII, from the coding sequence ATGAAAAAATCTATTATTACGGATCAAGTTGATATGGATTTTGAAAAAGCTTTAAAAATCATAAAGAAATATAATTATAAAAATGTTGAAATACACTCTTTATGGAATAAAACTATTGAAAATATTACTATTGAAGAAGCTTATAATATAAAAAAACTCTTGGGATTTTATGATTTAAATCTAATATGCCTTTCAACTACATTATTTTTAATGTGTCCATTGTATGAAAACTATAACATTTCTGATTTTGGAAATAAATTTTTAACTTTTAAAGGAAATATAAAAGAACACTTTCAAAAAATGGAATATGTAATTAAAATTGCTAACATCTTAAATACAGATAAAATAAGAATCTTCCCATTTAGAGCTCCAAATGATAAGGAAATAATTGGAGATGATGAAGATTTTTCAAATATAAAGAAATATTTTAAACAATTATCTGAAAAATATAAACATGAAAACATTACTTTTATTTTAGAAAACTGTCCTCATTCATACTTACCAAATTCTTATATGACAGGGAAACTCTTAAATGATTTAAATGTCGACAATATAAAACTTTTATGGGATCCAGGAAACAGCTTTAGAGCAAATTATGATAGAATTCCAAAAAAATATATAAAAAATAATCTTTTTAATGAAATAGAAAATAATATAAAGAATATATATCATATACATTTAAAAGATTATAAAAAAAATCAAAATGAATTTGAACACGAAATATTTCTTGAAGGAGATATCGATTATAATAATATAATTAATAAATTGAAAGAATATAATTATGATTACTCTTTAAGCCTTGAGTCTGAAGTGAATTTTGAAAAAACAATAAAAAGTATGAACAATCTTAATAAAATAATTTAA
- a CDS encoding GntR family transcriptional regulator, whose protein sequence is MAYNIDKKNTEIPFYIQLKMILKEMIENDYTPGELIPTEIELQKRFEISRITVRDAISELVNEGYLKRKRGKGTIVLPKKIEEPLSKIKSFTDEMKERGFSPSTKSIDILITKAFDDVCKALNVKTGEQVYKISRVRCADNEPIVYFETYMNMNMKIDLDINEYSDSLYEYLKRVKKINIKYAEQRISACSADEKISNKLEIKKGEPVLLLKRKSFDEENKIIEYTKGYYISNRYEYFIKLKGE, encoded by the coding sequence ATGGCCTATAATATTGATAAGAAAAATACAGAAATACCATTTTATATTCAATTAAAAATGATTTTAAAAGAAATGATAGAAAATGATTATACTCCTGGAGAATTAATACCAACAGAAATAGAACTTCAAAAAAGATTTGAAATCAGTAGAATAACAGTCAGAGATGCTATTTCTGAACTTGTCAATGAAGGTTATCTTAAAAGAAAAAGAGGAAAAGGAACAATTGTTTTACCGAAAAAGATAGAAGAACCCTTATCAAAAATTAAAAGTTTTACAGATGAAATGAAAGAAAGAGGATTTTCACCATCTACTAAGTCAATAGATATTCTAATAACTAAAGCATTTGATGATGTTTGTAAAGCTTTAAATGTAAAAACAGGTGAACAAGTCTATAAAATAAGTAGAGTTAGATGTGCAGACAATGAACCAATAGTCTATTTTGAAACTTATATGAATATGAACATGAAGATAGATTTAGACATAAATGAATATTCAGATTCACTATATGAATACTTAAAAAGAGTAAAAAAAATAAATATAAAATATGCAGAACAAAGAATTTCTGCATGTAGTGCGGATGAAAAAATTAGTAATAAACTTGAAATAAAAAAAGGAGAACCAGTATTACTTTTAAAAAGAAAATCATTCGATGAAGAAAATAAAATTATAGAGTATACAAAAGGATATTATATTTCAAACAGATATGAATATTTTATAAAATTAAAAGGAGAATAA
- a CDS encoding class I mannose-6-phosphate isomerase: MYNNYDKYPKIKIENFENQIIKGYGSICNFLKKKLKKQKTIIVIDMYPGVDENEIINGFKELNIDYFFNSNKCALSGKELTEKISDYLTDDRVFGVINHKKLDHYFKPELIKNMKNEINNINEGIILLYGVGAGLVTKGDIYIYADIARWEIQNRYKNGMSNWNIENSNDEFKSKYKRGFFFEWRISDRHKKNILNDIDFLLDTNIKENPKLLSGNDFRKGLEQASKKPFRLVPYFDPGVWGGQWMKNVCGLDKNKDNYAWAFDGVPEENSVYLLYENDFIEIPSVDIIYYKPVNLLGNRVHARFGHEFPIRFDFLDTMGGQNLSLQVHPLTEYIQDNFGMKFTQDESYYILDAKEGSEVYLGLKENVNKEEFINDLKTAEKGQKSFPDEKYINRFPVKKHDHFLIPAGTIHCSGKDTMVLEISATPYIFTFKLWDWGRVDLDGKPRPIHIEHGKNVIQWDRNTKWVEKNLINKIENIKNEENYVEEKTGLHEREFLETRRHWFTGPVLHETFDSVNVLNLIEGEEAVVKSIDNSFEPFIVHYAETFIIPASVKNYIIEPTDKTKGKKLATIKAFIKR; this comes from the coding sequence ATGTACAATAATTATGACAAATACCCTAAAATAAAAATAGAAAATTTTGAAAACCAAATTATAAAAGGGTATGGTAGCATATGTAATTTCTTAAAGAAAAAATTAAAAAAACAAAAAACAATAATAGTTATAGATATGTATCCAGGAGTAGATGAAAATGAAATAATAAATGGATTTAAAGAATTAAATATTGACTATTTTTTTAATTCCAATAAATGTGCATTAAGTGGAAAAGAACTAACAGAAAAAATTTCAGACTATTTAACAGATGATAGAGTATTTGGAGTTATAAATCATAAAAAACTCGATCATTATTTTAAACCTGAATTAATAAAAAATATGAAAAATGAAATCAATAATATAAATGAAGGAATAATATTATTATATGGAGTTGGAGCTGGATTAGTAACTAAAGGAGACATTTATATTTATGCCGATATAGCAAGATGGGAAATTCAGAATAGATATAAAAATGGAATGAGTAATTGGAATATTGAAAATTCTAATGATGAATTTAAAAGTAAGTATAAAAGAGGATTTTTCTTTGAATGGAGAATATCAGATCGTCATAAAAAAAATATTTTAAATGATATAGATTTTTTATTGGATACCAATATTAAAGAAAACCCAAAACTTTTATCAGGAAATGATTTTAGAAAAGGATTAGAACAAGCATCAAAAAAACCATTTAGACTTGTGCCATATTTTGATCCAGGTGTTTGGGGTGGACAATGGATGAAAAATGTTTGCGGTTTAGATAAAAATAAAGATAATTATGCTTGGGCTTTTGATGGAGTACCTGAAGAAAACAGTGTTTATTTATTATATGAAAATGATTTTATCGAAATTCCTTCTGTTGATATTATATATTATAAACCTGTAAATTTGTTAGGAAATAGAGTTCATGCAAGATTTGGGCATGAATTTCCAATAAGATTCGATTTTTTGGATACGATGGGAGGTCAAAATCTTTCTTTACAAGTTCATCCATTAACAGAATATATTCAAGATAACTTTGGAATGAAATTTACACAAGATGAAAGCTATTATATTTTAGATGCTAAAGAAGGAAGTGAAGTTTATTTAGGTCTCAAAGAAAATGTAAATAAAGAAGAATTTATAAATGATTTAAAAACTGCTGAAAAAGGTCAAAAATCATTTCCTGATGAAAAGTATATAAATAGATTTCCGGTTAAAAAACATGATCATTTCTTAATTCCTGCTGGAACTATTCACTGTTCCGGTAAAGATACTATGGTTCTTGAAATAAGTGCCACACCTTATATTTTTACATTTAAACTTTGGGATTGGGGTAGAGTAGATCTTGATGGAAAACCAAGACCTATTCATATAGAACATGGTAAAAATGTAATACAATGGGATAGAAACACGAAATGGGTAGAAAAAAATCTAATAAATAAAATAGAAAATATAAAAAATGAAGAAAATTATGTAGAAGAAAAAACAGGATTGCATGAAAGAGAATTTCTTGAAACAAGAAGACATTGGTTTACTGGACCTGTCTTGCATGAAACCTTTGATAGTGTAAATGTGTTAAACTTAATTGAAGGTGAAGAAGCAGTTGTTAAATCAATAGATAATTCTTTTGAACCATTTATTGTTCATTATGCAGAAACTTTTATAATACCTGCATCTGTAAAAAATTATATAATAGAACCAACAGATAAAACTAAAGGTAAAAAACTTGCTACTATAAAAGCATTTATAAAGAGGTGA
- a CDS encoding PTS sugar transporter subunit IIA yields the protein MIGIVVSSHGNLAEGVLDSLGMIMGVPENVKAVCLKNNLGIEEFNKQLSKTLNEVKSSDGVLILTDLQSGTPYNSSVYFSTSKLFDFEIEIIAGLNLGMLLEVCAQRDFSNLKSLKTIALNAGRQSINSFEKILDIDEQEEEL from the coding sequence ATGATAGGTATTGTAGTTTCAAGTCATGGCAACCTTGCAGAAGGTGTTTTAGATTCTTTAGGAATGATCATGGGAGTTCCTGAAAATGTTAAAGCTGTATGTTTAAAGAATAATTTAGGAATTGAAGAGTTCAACAAACAACTTTCTAAAACTTTGAATGAAGTTAAAAGTAGTGATGGTGTACTTATACTTACAGATCTTCAAAGTGGAACACCATATAATAGTAGTGTTTATTTTTCAACTTCTAAATTATTTGATTTTGAAATAGAAATAATTGCTGGTTTAAATCTCGGAATGCTCTTAGAAGTATGTGCCCAAAGAGACTTTTCCAATTTAAAATCTTTAAAAACAATTGCTTTAAATGCAGGAAGACAGTCTATTAATTCTTTCGAAAAGATTTTAGATATTGATGAACAAGAAGAAGAACTTTAA
- a CDS encoding PTS system mannose/fructose/N-acetylgalactosamine-transporter subunit IIB: MAITLVRVDDRIIHGQVLTQWTRIYKCDGIIVVNDNLSENKSLGNVYKNAAPENIKVHIFSVEKTIRKLPEAIKSQKNYFLISKTPLELKTLLENNISFGNYIVYGPSSYRDNTTTIGANQSLTKDEMDACEFFFKNNIDIDFKLIPNKKGFKWSEIREKYY; this comes from the coding sequence ATGGCAATCACACTAGTTAGAGTAGATGACAGAATAATTCATGGACAAGTTTTAACTCAATGGACAAGAATATATAAATGCGATGGAATAATAGTTGTTAATGATAATCTTTCAGAAAATAAATCTTTAGGAAATGTTTATAAGAATGCCGCTCCTGAAAATATAAAGGTACATATTTTTTCAGTTGAAAAGACTATAAGAAAATTACCTGAAGCTATTAAAAGCCAAAAAAATTATTTTTTGATTTCTAAAACTCCTTTAGAATTGAAAACACTTTTGGAAAATAATATAAGTTTTGGTAATTATATAGTTTATGGTCCTTCAAGTTATAGAGATAATACTACAACAATAGGTGCTAATCAGTCATTAACAAAAGATGAAATGGATGCTTGTGAATTTTTCTTTAAAAATAATATAGATATAGATTTTAAATTAATACCAAATAAAAAGGGATTTAAATGGTCTGAAATTAGAGAAAAATATTATTAA
- a CDS encoding PTS mannose/fructose/sorbose/N-acetylgalactosamine transporter subunit IIC — MLFQAILLGLFCYVASLGVPWFFGTTGGFYYLSRPLISGMFVGIILGDIQTGIIIGAAVQALYLSLIVPGGVAAADITFVAYPAIALAMLSGADVQVAIALAATIGLLGVILFNLIETINTFWNHLADKYVEKGDLKGFWRANAIYPQITTFILRFVPTFLAVYFGAQYAENFLNSIPDVLMQIMTVLGGVLPAVGIGLLLSQIMKEKFLLVYFLVGFIGIVFLNLNMIALTIVGATIAVMHYKYSPRAVKSNAGPSNQNIDDDDEEEL; from the coding sequence ATGCTTTTTCAAGCTATATTACTCGGGCTTTTTTGTTATGTTGCAAGTTTAGGTGTTCCTTGGTTTTTTGGTACTACAGGAGGTTTTTATTATTTAAGTCGTCCACTTATATCTGGAATGTTTGTTGGAATTATTCTTGGAGATATTCAGACAGGTATAATAATAGGTGCTGCAGTACAAGCTTTATATCTGTCTTTGATAGTTCCAGGAGGAGTAGCGGCAGCAGATATAACTTTTGTTGCATATCCTGCAATAGCTCTTGCAATGCTTTCTGGTGCTGATGTTCAAGTTGCAATAGCTCTTGCTGCTACAATAGGTCTTTTAGGTGTTATACTTTTTAATTTAATAGAAACTATAAATACGTTTTGGAATCATCTTGCAGATAAATATGTAGAAAAAGGTGACTTAAAAGGGTTTTGGAGAGCTAATGCTATATATCCTCAAATAACAACTTTTATTTTGAGATTTGTTCCTACATTTCTCGCCGTTTATTTTGGTGCTCAATATGCAGAAAATTTTTTGAATTCTATTCCAGATGTGTTAATGCAAATAATGACTGTACTCGGTGGAGTTTTACCGGCAGTTGGTATAGGGTTACTTTTAAGTCAAATAATGAAAGAAAAATTTTTATTAGTTTATTTTTTAGTTGGTTTTATTGGAATAGTTTTTTTGAATTTAAATATGATAGCTCTTACAATTGTTGGAGCAACAATAGCGGTTATGCATTATAAGTATTCTCCAAGAGCTGTTAAAAGTAATGCAGGGCCTTCTAATCAAAATATTGATGATGACGATGAGGAGGAGTTATAA
- a CDS encoding PTS system mannose/fructose/sorbose family transporter subunit IID, whose amino-acid sequence MNNKNFKKKLSKKDLFKSWWSWIHFNLAAISFERLEGTSFGQSMLLIINKLYDTKEEKAKALKRHTGFYNTEPQIGAIVNGITVGLEEAKANDQPVEDELIEGVKVGLMGPIAGVGDVIIQGILVPLLLSIGMGLAADGSILGPLFYTVTWLPLSLFVSYFLFKKGYTLGLDAVNIIVGEEAKRLTEAFKILGIVVMGGISASFVKLNISAVFDNGKAVINFQELIDGIFPKLLPLLIVLLSWKLLQKKSITPLKLMGIYLLLSIVGVFLGIF is encoded by the coding sequence ATGAATAATAAAAATTTTAAAAAGAAATTATCTAAAAAAGATTTATTTAAAAGTTGGTGGTCATGGATTCATTTTAATCTTGCAGCAATAAGTTTTGAAAGACTTGAAGGAACTTCTTTTGGTCAATCTATGCTCCTCATAATAAATAAATTATATGATACTAAAGAAGAAAAAGCTAAAGCTTTAAAACGTCATACAGGTTTTTATAACACTGAACCTCAAATTGGAGCAATAGTGAATGGAATAACTGTTGGTCTTGAAGAAGCTAAAGCCAATGATCAACCTGTAGAAGATGAATTGATTGAAGGGGTTAAAGTCGGTTTAATGGGACCTATTGCAGGTGTAGGCGATGTAATAATACAAGGTATACTTGTACCATTATTATTGAGTATTGGTATGGGTTTAGCTGCTGATGGAAGTATTCTTGGCCCTTTATTTTATACAGTAACTTGGTTGCCTTTAAGTCTTTTTGTATCCTACTTTCTGTTTAAAAAAGGATATACTCTTGGATTAGATGCTGTAAATATAATTGTCGGTGAAGAAGCAAAAAGATTAACAGAAGCTTTTAAAATACTTGGAATAGTTGTAATGGGTGGAATATCTGCTAGTTTTGTTAAATTAAATATAAGTGCTGTTTTTGATAATGGAAAAGCTGTTATTAATTTTCAAGAATTGATAGATGGAATATTTCCAAAGTTATTACCTCTTTTAATAGTATTATTATCTTGGAAATTACTTCAAAAAAAGAGCATAACTCCTTTAAAACTTATGGGAATATATTTATTATTATCTATAGTTGGAGTTTTTCTTGGTATATTTTAA